Genomic window (Streptococcus porcinus):
TTGATAAGATAATTGATCTGACAAATTATCAGCATTGTTTTCCAAAGTCTTTTGAAATTGAGCTTCTAAGGACTGAACCTTCTGATAAAGAACGACAATAATAATCCCCATAAGGATAAGTAGAATTACAATAAGAACTTCCAAATTAACTCCTGTCTCTACTTTGAATAATAATAATATAATCAGAATCAACACTGACTTCTATTGGTTGTCCAATAAACTCATTACTAGAATAGACTTTTTTCTCAAAATAATTTGAACTAGTTAAGTCGTATTTAGCGCCTTTTATTGACAAGGGATTTTGACCTACGGCCATAAAAGAAACATAAGTCATACCCTCTACTTGATGGATGATGTGACTACCACTTGGACGAAATTGCACATGGTTTTGGTGATCAAGAAGAGTAATCTGCGATAGAAAAGGCTTTAACTCTGGATTACTAGGCAAGTAAAGATTGGATAATAAATGATCCAATCGTCCTCCAAAGGCCCCAAAAATCGTCACCTCCGCTTCTGGATAATCTTCGAAAACTGTCTTTAAAGCTAACTCCGTATCTGTATCATTTTTTTCAGCAGGCGACTGCATGAAGTGTTTAGCCTCCCTTTTTATATTCGATAATTCCGACTCAGAAACCGAATCAAAATCACCTACTGCATAAGTTAAAGGTAAATTTTCTTCAATAACAAAAAGGCTACCACGATCAATACCACAATAGAAATCGTATTGCTTAGGAAGTGTCTCAAGGTCACCGCCAGCAACTAAGGCTATTTTAAGCATCCAAAGCCAACCTTAATGTTTGGACTTGAGAAACTAAATCATCAGCTTTAAAGAGATAAGAGCCTGCCACAAAAACATTGGCACCCGCTTTGGCACAGGCTGCAATCGTTTTGTCATCGACGCCACCGTCAACTTCAATATCAAAGTCTAAACCAGCCCTTTGACGCATCTCAACAACTTTTTTAACCTTGTCTAAACACTCTGGAATGAAGGCTTGACCTCCAAAGCCAGGATTTACTGTCATAATCAGAACTTGATCAACCAAGGATAAGAGAGGCTCAATGGCACTTACTGGCGTTCCAGGATTGATAACAAGGCCAGCTTTCATACCAGCTGTTCTAATTTTTTGTAGGGCACCATGAATATGATGAGTGCTCTCAACATGGATTGTCATAATATCGGCACCTGCTTGCGCATAAGCTTCCACATAACGCTCAGGATTAATCACCATCAAGTGACAATCAAAAACCAGTCTGCTATGTTTGCGCATACTAGCGACTACGTCTGCACCAAAGCTAATATTAGGAACAAATTGACCGTCCATAATATCAATATGAACATACTCAGCATCTGTTTCCTCAATACGTTTTAACTCTGCGGCAAAATTAGCATAGTCAGCCGCTAAAATAGAAGGTGCAATTTTGTGACTTGTCATGTTCAATACCCTACTTTCTTTTAATTACTTTCTTAAAGGTTTCGCGCCGGTTTTCGATTTCACTGAGGAATTGTAAATAGTTATCATAGCGCCTTTGCCATATCCGGCCTGCCTTTACTGCAGCGATGACAGCACATTGCGGTTCGTGACGATGGCTACAGGATCTAAATTTACAGTTATGGCTAAAATGTCTGATTTCAGGAAAAGCTTCACTAAGGTCCTCTCCATTATCAATAGCGTAATCTAAGTTGGAAAAACCTGGCGTATCAGCTATTTTCCCGCCGTTAACATTATAAAAACTAACAGCACGTGTCGTGTGGCGTCCGCGCCCTAAACTACCAGAGATTGCTGCCGTCTCGAGGCCTAGTTCTGGAGAAATTTTGTTAAGAAGTGTTGATTTACCGACGCCAGTCTGTCCCATAAAGACTGTTACTTTCTCTCTTAAATGTGGTAAAAGCTGACCAAGAGACATAGCAAAATTATAACCTACCTGCTCATAATGACGCCTGGCATCTTCAATAGCTGTCAGATCTTGAAGTAGGTCAAGTTTAGAAATATAAACAATTGGCCTAATACTTTTATTTTCCAACAAAACCAAAAAACGGTCCAAAAGGTTACTGTTAAAATCAGGTTCCTTGGCCGACATAATAACAACAGCTTGGTCAATATTAACAATAGGAGGTCTGACTAGCTCATTTTTACGTTCATGTATGGCTAGAATATAACCTTCCGAGTTATTCTCTGCTGTAAAGTCAACAAAATCGCCTACATAGGGAACCTGTCCTTTTTTTCTAAAATTTCCACGCGCACGTGTTTGGTAAACTCTTCCTTCAGACTCGACATAATAAAAGCCGGCCAAAGATTTAATAATTCTTCCTTGCAAATGAACTCCTCGTAATCATAATAACTTCATTATAGCAAAAATAAGTCTTTAATTCAGCAGATTTACGTTTTCCCTTATGACAATTTTTTTAAATTTTTTCCTGAATCTCTCTAAAAAACGATGCAAATTAATTGCAGCTCATTTAGGTTTATGATATAGTTCTCAGGGTAACTATGTTGATTTCTGAAATTTTAATATATTGTAGCGTCAGCATACTCATAATTCATTTAAAGGAGAGAAGAATGTCAACAGATTATAACGTTGATATACACGGCAAGCCTTTTAATCGGACGACTATGGTTATTTTGCTATTAGTCGCTACCTTTGCCGGTATTTTAAATCAAACCAGTCTCGGTACCGCGATACCGACATTGATGGACAGTTTCCATATTAACTTAGCAACAGCTCAACAAGCAACCACGTGGTTCCTATTAGCAAATGGGATTATGATTCCTGTTTCAGCTTACCTTGCCACTCGTTTTTCAACCAAGTGGCTCTATGTGTCAGCTTACGCTATATTGGTTGTCGGACTACTAATCACAACCTTAGCACCTACATCCAATTGGACCCTTTTTCTAGTAGGTCGAATTATTCAGGCTGTTGCGGTTGGAATTACTATGCCCTTAATGCAGGTGGTAATGGTCAATATTTACCCAGCTGAACAAAGGGGAGCTGCAATGGGACTTAGTGGCTTAGTAGTTGGACTAGCTCCTGCAATTGGACCTACCTTTGCAGGTTGGTTATTAAAGCACGATATCATCTTGTTCGGTCATAATTTAGCTTGGCGTGCTATTTTTGTTTTACCATTAATTATCTTAACTATTTCATTTTTTCTATCACCCATTTTTATCAAAGATGTTATCCCCAACAAAAAAATGACCTTGGATTTTCCTTCCTTTATTTTATCTATTATAGGATTTGGTCTTTTTCTCTGGGGATTCACCAACGTGGCTAGTGATGGCTGGGAAAACCTGACTAATGTTATCATTCCAATTCTTGTAGGGATTGTTATCATTGCAATCTTTATCCGACGACAATTAACTTTAGAACAACCTTTCCTAGATATTCGTGTGTTCAAGGTTAAACAGTTCTCTATTACCACACTTGCCATCGCCTTATCTATGATGGCTATGATGGGAGTGGAAATGATGCTACCTCTGTATTTACAAAACGTACATGGTTTATCTGCCCTTGATTCTGGACTTGTCCTACTACCTGGAGCTCTAATCATGGGAATTATCAGTCCCCTCGCTGGGAGCGCCTATGATAAAGTTGGTGCTCGTCGACTTGCCTTAATTGGCTTTACTATTCTTGGTATCGGAACTATTCCTTTTATTTTCCTTACTGGAACAACACCTGACCACTATATTACCCTATTATATGCCGTTCGTATGTTTGGTATTGCCATGATTATGATGCCTTTAACAGCTTCAGCTATGAGTGCACTACCACCTCATGAGGCTGCTCACGGAACAGCTTCAAACAATACAGCTCGTCAAATTGCATCAGCCATTGTCGTTGCCTTATTATCAAGTGTAACTCAAAACGTTATCAACAATAATAAACCTTCAAAATTATTACAAGAGCAAAACCCACTAGAATATGCTTCTAAATTGTTAGATGCTAGTCTAAAAGGTTTCCATATCTCCTTTACTATTGGATTATCCTTTGCAATTATTGGTTTTGTCGTTGCCCTCTTTCTCCGTCGAGGAAAAGTTATTGAAGTAGGAAAGGAGCTTTAAGATGATTCTATTAATCATTGCCTTAGCAACTGTGCTGTCCTTTGTGACATGGATGTATATTCCCAAACAGCTGGTAAGATATCTTTTGGGAACTCTGTCACTACTTAGTCTACTAGCTAGCACCCTCTATCTAACAGACCACTTTGTTAACCACCGAGGTATGACAGTTGACACAAAGATCAACAAACAGGAAATTTATTCTGCTGGTGATGTTAAAGCTAACTTTGGCCTTCTCATTGCTAAAAAGATTGGTACGAAATCAGACCACCATGTACTCATCTATAGAGAGCATAAAGAAGATCAAAAACCCAAAGCCCATTTTGTTCCTAACAGAAAGAAAATAAATCAAGCCACCAAAATATCTGCTAACTACAAGCAAACTGATAGTGATAAGGCCTATTTGATAACCACTACCAAACGGTATGTTTGGAAAACTCACCTTGATAAACTTATGTTTGGCTTTGGAGGAGAAACTAATGAACTGATTTCGCAAAAAGCGGAGGCGGTCATCCCAAGGGATTATTGGCTAGTGGTCACACCAAAGCAGGCGCAACAATTAGCTAGCCTTGCCCCTCAATTAAAAGCTGACCAAGAAAAAGCATTAAAAGCTAATCCTCAGTTAACTTTCAAAATGCAAGTTTTAGCCAAAGAAAATCCCAAAGCACTAAGCAAATTGCAAGTAGACCAATTAAAAAAAGCATTAGGAATGATTGAATAATAAAAGCCATGTCAGGTTGACATGGTTTAGAACGTAAACAAACTCCTAACAATAAAAAAATGTGAATAGTCTTGCGTAAAATGACACGATATTAAACTCTAAAAAACGTTGATATTCCAATGTTTCTGAGAGTTTTTACTTTTCATAATAAAGAAAAAAGATTGAAGAAAATTGTCCAAAATGGACTTTTTCTTCAATCTGAACCATGTCAGATTGACATGGTTTTTATTATCTGGAGATAAGCTGTCACTAACCTGCCAAAAGTACTAGGAAAACTAACATACCACCACCGAAAATAAGTAGAAAAGCGACAACCGGCCATACAAATTTCAGCCAATGTGAATACTTCATATCTAGCATTTGAAGAGTTGCCATAACCAAACCGGTGGGCGCTAAAAATAGCATAGCATACTGTCCAAACTGATAGGCCATAACAACAAGATATCGTGGTATTCCCACTGTATCAGCCAAAGGGGCCAGAATAGGCATAGACAAGACAGCGAGGCCTGATGAAGACGGAACAACAAAGCCCAAAAAGAAGTAAATAATCATCATCACGATAATAAAGACTGGACCACTTACATGCGAAGCGACTTTTGAAGCACCAAATAGCATCGTGTCAGATATAAAACCTTGGTTTAATATGATATTAATACCTCTCGCTAAACCAATAATCAAGGATACTCCAATTAAACTAGCTGCTCCATTGACAAATTCGTCAACGACTTCCTTTTCACCAATTCCGTTTGGACCTGTTGCCGCAAGAAACATTATAACTATCGTAATAGCCAAAAAAGAGGATGCCATTGTTGGAAACCACCAACCTTGAGACATAATACCCCAAACCATCAAAGGAAAGGAAATCGTAAACAAAACAAGTATAATTTTTTGTCTAATAGTAAATTTTGCTTCTGAAATTCCTGCCACTAACCCCCATTTTTTATTAAACTCTTCTCGATCTTCATAGG
Coding sequences:
- the rsgA gene encoding ribosome small subunit-dependent GTPase A; this translates as MQGRIIKSLAGFYYVESEGRVYQTRARGNFRKKGQVPYVGDFVDFTAENNSEGYILAIHERKNELVRPPIVNIDQAVVIMSAKEPDFNSNLLDRFLVLLENKSIRPIVYISKLDLLQDLTAIEDARRHYEQVGYNFAMSLGQLLPHLREKVTVFMGQTGVGKSTLLNKISPELGLETAAISGSLGRGRHTTRAVSFYNVNGGKIADTPGFSNLDYAIDNGEDLSEAFPEIRHFSHNCKFRSCSHRHEPQCAVIAAVKAGRIWQRRYDNYLQFLSEIENRRETFKKVIKRK
- a CDS encoding DUF4811 domain-containing protein, whose product is MILLIIALATVLSFVTWMYIPKQLVRYLLGTLSLLSLLASTLYLTDHFVNHRGMTVDTKINKQEIYSAGDVKANFGLLIAKKIGTKSDHHVLIYREHKEDQKPKAHFVPNRKKINQATKISANYKQTDSDKAYLITTTKRYVWKTHLDKLMFGFGGETNELISQKAEAVIPRDYWLVVTPKQAQQLASLAPQLKADQEKALKANPQLTFKMQVLAKENPKALSKLQVDQLKKALGMIE
- a CDS encoding MDR family MFS transporter; translated protein: MSTDYNVDIHGKPFNRTTMVILLLVATFAGILNQTSLGTAIPTLMDSFHINLATAQQATTWFLLANGIMIPVSAYLATRFSTKWLYVSAYAILVVGLLITTLAPTSNWTLFLVGRIIQAVAVGITMPLMQVVMVNIYPAEQRGAAMGLSGLVVGLAPAIGPTFAGWLLKHDIILFGHNLAWRAIFVLPLIILTISFFLSPIFIKDVIPNKKMTLDFPSFILSIIGFGLFLWGFTNVASDGWENLTNVIIPILVGIVIIAIFIRRQLTLEQPFLDIRVFKVKQFSITTLAIALSMMAMMGVEMMLPLYLQNVHGLSALDSGLVLLPGALIMGIISPLAGSAYDKVGARRLALIGFTILGIGTIPFIFLTGTTPDHYITLLYAVRMFGIAMIMMPLTASAMSALPPHEAAHGTASNNTARQIASAIVVALLSSVTQNVINNNKPSKLLQEQNPLEYASKLLDASLKGFHISFTIGLSFAIIGFVVALFLRRGKVIEVGKEL
- a CDS encoding thiamine diphosphokinase, which produces MLKIALVAGGDLETLPKQYDFYCGIDRGSLFVIEENLPLTYAVGDFDSVSESELSNIKREAKHFMQSPAEKNDTDTELALKTVFEDYPEAEVTIFGAFGGRLDHLLSNLYLPSNPELKPFLSQITLLDHQNHVQFRPSGSHIIHQVEGMTYVSFMAVGQNPLSIKGAKYDLTSSNYFEKKVYSSNEFIGQPIEVSVDSDYIIIIQSRDRS
- the rpe gene encoding ribulose-phosphate 3-epimerase — protein: MTSHKIAPSILAADYANFAAELKRIEETDAEYVHIDIMDGQFVPNISFGADVVASMRKHSRLVFDCHLMVINPERYVEAYAQAGADIMTIHVESTHHIHGALQKIRTAGMKAGLVINPGTPVSAIEPLLSLVDQVLIMTVNPGFGGQAFIPECLDKVKKVVEMRQRAGLDFDIEVDGGVDDKTIAACAKAGANVFVAGSYLFKADDLVSQVQTLRLALDA